In the genome of Streptomyces aquilus, the window ACCTGGTCGAGGAGGGCGCCGCGGCGGGCCTGGAGCCCGACCCGGAGGTGGCCCGGCTGAAGTCCTCGGCGGACCTGGTGAAGGCGATCGAGAAGGCCGTACGGTTCTACGAGGAGCCGCCCACCGAGGGCATGACCGTCACGGTCGACCACACCGACCTGCGCCTCACCGCCGCCGACTGGGCCGAGGCCTTCGACGCCCCCGAACCGGGCACCCCGCACAATGAGGCCCGCGGCCAGATCTGGGACAAGCTGGTCGCGATCCTGGAGGAGAAGTACGACCGCCGCGACGACGTCCCGCCGCAGCTGTTCCGCCGGGTGCTGCGCCAGAACAAGGAGCTGGTGGGCACCCTCAACCGCGCCTGGCCCCTGCTGGAGGCGACGGACCTGGTGGGCGACCTGTGGACCGTCCCCGCCTACCTGCGCCTGTGCGCGCCCTGGCTCACCCGCGACGAGGTCCGCACGCTGCAACGCGCGAACCCGACGGCCTGGACCGTCTCCGACCTCCCCCTCCTCGACGCCGCCCGGCAGCGCCTCGGCGACCCGAAGGCGGACGGCCGCAAACGCCGGCAGGAGGCCGCCCTCACCGCCCAGCGCGAGCAGATGGCGCAGGTCGTCGAGAACCTGATCGCGGCCGACCCGGACGGCGAGGGCCTGATGACCCAGCTGCGCCGCGAGGACTTCCAGCGCAACCTGGTCGACGAGTCCGAACTCGCCGTCGCCGAACCGGACCTCCTGGCCGGCCCGTTCGCGCACATCGTCGTCGACGAGGCGCAGGAACTCACCGACGCCGAATGGCAGATGCTCCTGCTGCGCTGCCCGTCCCGCAGCTTCACCATCGTGGGCGACCGCGCCCAGGCCCGCCACGGCTTCACCGAGACCTGGGAGGAGCGCCTGCGCCGCGTCGGCCTGACCAGCATCACCATGGCGTCCCTGAGCATCAACTACCGCACCCCGGAAGAGGTGATGGCAGAGGCCGAGCCGGTCATCCGCGCCGCCCTCCCGGACGCCAACGTCCCCACCTCCATCCGCGGCAGCGGCATCTCGGTCCTGCACGGCCCGGTCGCGGACCTCCCGTCGATCCTCGACACCTGGCTCGCCGAGCACCCCGCCGAGGGCATCGCGTGTGTCATCGGCGACGAGACCTTCGAACCCACGGCCCGCGTCCGCTCCCTGACTCCCGAGCTGTC includes:
- the helR gene encoding RNA polymerase recycling motor ATPase HelR, which encodes MNPQGTATTTAFALPDRLSAKADPTQIAGDERHFAAIAASLAESIADLSARLDAELKAPGGAGRAAMDRDAEIHRLTARLRTLRRFGLDLCLGRMVTADDPEPLYVGRLGLTDSEGRRLLIDWRSPAAEPFFAATHAHPMGLTSRRRYRWTDGRISDYWDEVFTADGLERQVALDDQSAFIASLGSNRSDRMRDVLATIQADQDAIIRAGSRGALVVDGGPGTGKTVVALHRTAHLLYSDPRLGHRRGGVLFVGPHRPYLSYVADVLPSLGEEGVQTCILRDLVEEGAAAGLEPDPEVARLKSSADLVKAIEKAVRFYEEPPTEGMTVTVDHTDLRLTAADWAEAFDAPEPGTPHNEARGQIWDKLVAILEEKYDRRDDVPPQLFRRVLRQNKELVGTLNRAWPLLEATDLVGDLWTVPAYLRLCAPWLTRDEVRTLQRANPTAWTVSDLPLLDAARQRLGDPKADGRKRRQEAALTAQREQMAQVVENLIAADPDGEGLMTQLRREDFQRNLVDESELAVAEPDLLAGPFAHIVVDEAQELTDAEWQMLLLRCPSRSFTIVGDRAQARHGFTETWEERLRRVGLTSITMASLSINYRTPEEVMAEAEPVIRAALPDANVPTSIRGSGISVLHGPVADLPSILDTWLAEHPAEGIACVIGDETFEPTARVRSLTPELSKGLEFDLVILVDPENFGTGVEGAVDRYVAMTRATERLVVLSTS